DNA from Malus sylvestris chromosome 11, drMalSylv7.2, whole genome shotgun sequence:
ttcgatttctgaagctccgtcgagtgcagatttttataggggctggcattaagttccaaagcacacttgaatctccaccagtagaagcttcattcttgcacttctaagatcttgatttgtccgacctcttctctcttcaacacctttgaaaatgtctggcccctccgaccgtcgttttgacttgaaccttgttgaagaggcagccccgccttctccagacaacatatggcgcccatccttcgtctcccctactggtcctcttaccgttggggattccgtgatgaagaatgatatgaccgctgcggtggtggccaggaaccttctcactcccaaagataacagactactttccaaacggtctgatgagttagctgttaaggattcgctggctctcagtgttcagtgtgcaggttctgtgtctaatatggcccaacgcctatttgctcgaacccgccaagttgaatcattggcggctgaagtgatgagtctcaaacaggagattagagggctcaagcatgagaataaacagttgcaccggctcgcacatgactatgctacaaacatgaagaggaagcttgaccagatgaaggaaactgatggtcaggttttacttgatcatcagagatttgtgggtttgttccaaagacatttattgccttcgtcttctggggctgtaccgcgtaatgaagctccgaatgatcaacctctgatgcctcctccttctagggttctgtccagtactgaggctccaaatgatccccctccggtgccttctctttctggggctctaccgactgctgagacttctcctaagcaacctttgtgaaggctccctcttgtgtgtttattttgactcatgtatatgtacatatttgtagcttatcggggatatcaataaataagctttccttcatttcaacgtattgtgttaaatacaccaaagccttcttcgctaagttctttgaattttcttttgttgaagcttgtatgttgaagcttgtatgttgaagctttctgagtggagcatgtaggttggggtagtgttcccttaatttcccgagtgaggaaaacttctcggttggagacttagaaaatccaagtcactgggtgggatcggctatatgaatcttagaacgccattgtgctcgatcctgtgtcatgtccttcgttagatccaagtactctaagtcttttcttagagtctcttccaaagttttcctaggtcttcctctaccccttcggccctgaacctttgtcccatagtcgcatcttctaatcggagcgtcagtaggccttctttgcacatgtccaaaccaccgtaaccgattttctctcatctttccttcaatttcggctactcctactttaccccggatatcctcattcctaatcttatcctttctcgtgtgcccacacatccaacgaagcatcctcatctccgctacacccattttgtgtacgtgttgatgtttcaccgcccaacattctgtgccatacagcatcgccggccttattgccgtcctataaaattttcccttgagcttcagtggcatacggcggtcacacattctgtgccatacagcatcgccggccttatagAACTAATCCCACttagtaaaataaaattttgttgttgAAGGTCTGACATAGCATATTTGTTTGAGCAACACCAGTGAGACTttaaatttgaacaaaaaaccGATTTTTCACCATATAGTAACTTGAATAGCAGTCTCCATATCATATACAGAACCAAGCCTCTTTCGTAATCCTCATCAGGAAACGTTGTGATCTGCGTAATTAGTACTACCTAGAGTTGACAAGAGAGCATATTTACAAAGAATTTTAGCTTACTTTTTTTACACTAATAGAATTTTGGCTAGAAGCCACCTTTTTCATTGATGTCTATTGTCAAGTGTGGACACTCTCATTGGTGGCAAACCTCAATGACCACCAAGCAGCCACTAAACTAGACAACATGTCCTATGTAGAGGACTCTATTGTAACAATGGCTACCAATATTGCATTGGTGTCACTACAGACAATGCCACCCTAATTCACATTGGTGGCAAagttgcaaaataatattaaaaagaaGGGATGCCTCCGGGGGCACCccgatttgaatataatatttcctttttttttttggtgaggaaACAAATTGTAATATCTTTGATATAGGAATATACTACAAATATCTATAAGTGATCTTTTATACAATTTTGAACAAATGTTGGGACTCAAACTTTGAAAAGTGTTTGAACACTCTGTTTCCAAAGAGCTTAATTATGTCATGCCAATCTCTCTATGGCAATCAAACCATTGTCTCTGCAGGTGGGATGTTTGAGCTAGGTTTCTTCAAACCAGGTCAGCTTTCAAACTACTATATTGGTATATGGTACTCTAAGCAAGTAGTATCTGAAAGGACTGTTGTTTGGGTAGCAAATAGGGAAATACCAGTCAAAGGCATCAGCAGCAAGAGCAGATGATGATGCCGCGATGGGAGTTCAAACTAAACAGCAAAAAATTAGAGAGAATTGAAGCAAAGAAATACCCAAAAAATTACATTCACATATCccaaaacaatatatatataaaaaaaagggaacagaaatctggaagaagatgaacaaatCGATGCAAAACTCTGCTGCACCGAATAAAATCAAAGGCAAGTCCTGATCGCCAAATTTCGAGCGCATAGAGCTGATCGctagaaagaaatacaaaaacacATTATTACTGAAGTTTTACTTGCAGCTCATTAGCATAACACTATGCAGATGGCTCTAGATTTTTACACAAATCTGGAAGGCACCAAGACTACCAACCAGATTCTTAAAGTACTTTGATTTGTTAGCATAACTACCTGCTAACCAAATCTTGAGCATATTGATAAACcagaaatttaaacacataagCGGCCAGATTGCAAGCACGAGAATTCCATACCTCAAACCGAAGGCGGTGTACTGTCTGGTAGTCCAAACCTTGATCCTTGATAAATTGAAATTCTTTCTTTGATCTAGCAGTCTAAAAATAGACGAGTTAGGCAGCATGTCATATCAATATAACACCCCTATACGTACACACACATACCAAAACAGCCTACATTCAGATTTGCATCATATCCTTGTTTGTAACTCTCTGGGGAATTTTCACAAACACCTAATAGGCAAGATTTGCTTCAATATAAAAGAAATCTGATTTAGTCAGTGATCTCAATTGCATGTATATCTGAATGACCATGCTTGTTAGTCAATCATTTTATAGGATGCATTTAACACTTACCAAGCGGTTCTAAAACAACATCCTACATACATATTATGTTGCCAAACTATGAATCAAGACTGAACTTTCCTACCTTGGTAATGTAGTCTCCTAGTCTAGTTACGATTTGGTTCCTGTATTTTgacttgaaaacaattttggttCCCTAGAAGTTGCCAATGGCTCCCGAATTGTAACTGGAAAAAAACTTAGACACAACTACGATTTGGTTCCTGTATTTTGACCTACTACATTCTTAAACACAACTTCGTACACATATGCACCAtattattaataatttattaataataaataatttttaattccaGTTGGCAAAGAAGTAGGCTCTACTCTtgccacgtcatcatttaacagcCAAATTAACAAAGAATTTAATGGAGgtctgacattgcaacaaattcataagttgaggtataacattgcaatgtttaaaacatgtgGTATACGATTGTGATTTGACCGATAGTTGAGgcaattttgtgtaatttacccaaatttATTTGATAAGATGGATAGTTGTCTAGCAGTAAATCAACACAACATATAGTACATTCTTGCTAGAATGTGTAGTTCACATTCACATTATTACATCATCATCATTGTACAAAGTGAAAACCACAAATTATTGAAATTAATATCTCAGTGTAATCAAACAAATTGATGGTTATGGTGGTTTCAATTAATGTGATTGTGAGGGAAAAGGCGGATTGGAAGTCCTTTGGCAGGCATGGCCAATGGGTCCATTACAATTTTCTCTTGGGGAAGAAGTCTCTCACATTTGAACCTCTTGACCAGGTTGTGCATGAACACAAGTATTTCCATCCGGGCATACTCTTTGCCGGGGCACATCATTGGCCCTCCTCCAAATGGAACATAAGTGCATGGTGCTGGCCCGGTTCCTTCAAACCTCGACGGATCAAATTTATCGGGTTCCTGGAAATAATCTACACTCTTGTGCGTTGTGATAGAACTCCAATATAATATCCAACCCTTTGGAATTGTGTATCCATTGAAGACAAAGTCAGTTGCGGCTTCCCTGAAGGATCCTTGAATTGGTGGTGTCAATCTCATCACTTCTTGAGCTACATTCCACGAGTACTTCATTTTCTGAATGTCATCCCAGTGTAACAACTCTCCAGGGGCTTTCGAATTTGCAATCTCCATTTGCTCTGTAATTAGTATTTGATTTAGCATCCAACAACAACGAAACCGTAAGTATTATTTTTAGTAATTTGGATGTCATTTAACCCAAGTGCCCAAATTATGGAGCATCTAGTGCAATTACGTACCCTTGTAGACTGCATCGTAGATGTGAGGGAGTTCAGCAAGAAACTTGACAATGAGGGTGCAAACAGCACCAGTAGCTTCATAACCACCAATTAACAGCCCCATAATATTAGTACTGATATCCAATTCCTTCATATAGGTTCCATCCTTATCGCATGTCATGAGCATGTGTGACAAAATGTCTTGTGTCGGAGAAGCCTTGCCATCAGCCAAATCAGCCTTCCTCTGCTTTATTATCTCCGTCAACATCCCATTGATGAGTTTGGAGGCCTTGATGGCTTTGCGAAGCGGGGTCCCAGGAAAGTCAATAGGCATCGATATGACTCCGGCGTTAGCCAGATACAAAGAGTGGCCTAGTTTGTCTATGTCCTTTTGGTCCTCGAGGCTAAGAAACAAACGTGCAGCGATCGCCAAGGTGTAGCTGCAGTAATATTATGTATACACAATAAAAGTAGCATTTACATGCtgtacatatgtgtgtgtgtgtgtgtgtgtatgtaagataattgattaattagaaagtatATTTGTGAGATAATTGATTAAGAGAATTGTGAttagcaattcaaaaatctcgTTTGGCACTCCAagaatacacttgtgaggagtgtagaatgagtttttagagtgctaataacagtttccttgattaatatgttttcattctttgacatattatttatatgtgtgtgttttcagactatAATTAAACAAATGATCATTCCTTCCAATCGcccaattaattaaaattaaaaggacctatataaatgaaatttcatcaaattaatACTAATCACGATATTGATATTTTTGAATGATATggtttttttagccaaaatggtccctgataTTTGTATAATTCattactttggtccctgagatttgaaatcaatagaagtggttccTGAGTTTGTTCATCATCAATTATTTTAGTCATTTCttaaaaaatctccattaaataatgataaaatgaccaaaataccctcaacttttgtcaaatcattttttccaattgtttattaaattgaagatatttttgtcatttagtcattatttaacataattttcaagaaatgaccaaaatgattgatggtggacaaacttatggaacttttattaatttcaaatctcagagacaaagtgatgagttatgtaaatctcatggaccattttggctaaaaagcctataacatattaacatgcatatatatatatatatgtaagacGACGTGTACTCTGCAactatatttatgcatgttatGAGATAGAGAAGAATTACTTACTTCTTGGCTAGGGGGAATACATGAACTTGCTGTTTGTTTTCCCAACTGTTTGCAAAGTGCTTCTGGGTAATAGCGTCCATGATGCCGATGTACCGTTTCAAAGCCTCAGGCTTCATGAAATTGTGAATCAGCTTTTTCAACTTTTTGGCCTCCGCCGTTGCAGAAACGTCCGCGGAAGTTGGGAAAATCTTGTTGACGTGATCGGGCCACCAAACATTGACGAGCCTGTTCTCGTTGGAGAACAAGAACTTGTTGCCAGCCGCGCCGTAGAAGAAGGCAGCTTGCTTCCCAAAGAGGGATGTCTTAAATATTTGAGAAGAGTAGTTAGCGATGCGGTCGAAGAAGAACTTCTCCGGGTGACCTTTCCATCCTGCGGACACGAAATCGTAGCTCTCTCCGATCAAAGGGTACCCCACGTTGCCCGGGGGTAGGTTGTTTCCCTTGAACTGCGATCTGTGCCTGTACAAGAGCACCAATgctaagagagagagggatatgACGAAAACAATAAAGCCCAACAAGAAGTTGAGATAGAAGCTATAATGCTCCATCCCCATAGTTACACTACAGAGCCAGGGAGCGAATCAGATGAggtttttcatttcattctttTCTGGATATAAAAGTTTTCATCAAGGTGGTTGTTCCGAGAGGACTTCCAGGCAAACTGTCATATAAAAAGTCAAAGAAATGACTATATATCGTTACAGCTAGTACTCAACATAACATATTCAATCATGCAAACTCGATATTGTTAAACAAAATCCAATAACTACCTGTCGTCACAGCTAGTACTCAACATAACATATTTGATCATGCAAACTCGATATTGTTAAACAAAATCCAATAATGCAAACTAGTCAAATGAACTAATTAATGGGATCGATGGTGTTTAAATCACTATTAATTTACAAGAACACCAAGGTTGACTGGttctaataattttttatacatcaGATCCAGATTTGAAGGAAAGATCCTTTTGGGATCTCTTCCACCTAATCTACCAAACCAACAAATccggacccttgaaatttgatcaaatggctACAAACAGAAGACTTTTTTacaagttataataattgtaattgtttgatcaaattttaaaaatccgGATTTGTTGGTTTGGTAGATTAGGTGAAAGGGATCTCTTCCAGATTTGAAAACCTGTGAAGTCAGAGGTAGTGATTATTCCGGTATTTATGAGCATTATCCCCCACATCCAACAGTCAAAAAAATCCAATCACATAAGATGCCAACCATCTCTTGGACGAACccaatttttaatagaaaaactaatgaaaaatgtttgaaaacttttgagttttaatgataaggacaaaataaaaggtaaagtgaatagtaccagatttcactttttagtgtaaaaatgtggtttttcgttaaagtgaacagcaCCATAgactttttgttaaaacttccaTTTTGAATGCAATTTAGACACCGATGCAATATTGTGGCAAAccttatgttttatttttctttttctctctctcttatcaTATTATTCCTAATCCACTTGCATTGTTTATCATCATTCACGGACATGAACTCATGCTACGATTATCATCGTCGCTATCCATCATTGCCGCATCTTTAAGTATGTTTTCCCATCTGTGAGTTGTTGTATGAAGCTCTCAACGTATGCAGGGATGGAACTAGAATCTTTTTTTAGCAGGAGTGACCTTAACCTCCAGACtagagtaaaaaaaaataagggatGAGAGAGAATGTCTACCATAATAAActtgcttttcttttctcctcAAGTTTCATTAAGTCAACTTCTAGACATCTTTTtcttggaaaattttatttgaatctaTATAACCTTACTcaacacccaacttaaatttcaAATGTAATTTTCCTTTTTACCCTATTATATAATTACTATCAAGTACAAGATGACAataacaataaaattaaaatttattaataaacccACTAATAATATTGTGGCTCttgaaaatgattaaaaattgTTTGATCGATATATGTTgattttagattaaaaaaaacaacataacTATATTGCAGTTGTAGAAATAGACTTAATGCTCCGCACATTCATTAGAGATCAACCAAGAACTTGTAGGCTGCAGTAATGAAAACTAAAGCTCAATCAAGATTGAACACAATATTTGGGTAGAGTAGAAACAAAAAGAAGTTTGATCAGTGATCAAGCATGCCTtacaacaaaaaacaataaaaccaAGAATCATAACTTGCGAAGATCAATCCCAGCTTTCTTCGCAACAACATCGATTGGACAATAGGGAAAGGTTGAGAATAGATTGGACAACATGGAAGGGTTGCCCAATCAATCATTGACAGGAAAATTTGGTATCGAGTTACACAAACCTACTTTGTATGAAGATTGAATGATTTGCAGAACATTCATGGATGAAATGTCATTAGAGAGAGACTACAATATGTGAGTGATGGATTAGTCAAATAAGCCGATGAACCAGTTACACCTTTTGGATGATCACTCACATATTGTTGTAAACCTCATTGATTTGATTGCTCTTTTCATGCCTTAAATGAATTgcaagcaactcgggaatgcttttggttgaaaaCAGTAGTGGGCCACATTCGAAACTTCTGCGATCTTTACCCCATTGTGGATGTCCTGATGGCGATCTATGAAGACAACGCGGCATGCCTCGaatagctcaagaagggttacattaaaggagacaacaccaaacacattgtgcaaaagttcttcttctcaCGTCAACAATaaaagcatcagaagattgaagtcacgcaaatccgttcacaagacaatttGGCCGACCTTTTCATCAAATCACTGCCGAAgacgacgtttcagaagcttgttcaaggaattggtatgcgtaaactttctgagttgtaacattgctatttctctttggaattgtgtcaaactcagTGGGAGTATCTTGAAGTATACTTgattgatcttaatgtactctttttctttatgattagcagcatttttcccattgggtttttgctacctaactaggttttaatgaggcacccatcttgggctggtcatatccctgatgacgtcctgtagacgtttcatttgactttgcattgcTCACGCATTTCTCCTTAAACTAtgaattttgtccctactcgggtttttgccatagcttTAGGGTTTTTGGTGAGACTTActtacttatgcaagttcctacctttgAGAATAGTGCGTTTCTTAGAATCAGtgtcgacgagtcgacttcctcaacttttgcatgatgctaaatctaccttgagtatttacacactcaagggggagtgttgtaaacttcctattaaagtgtgattgtgtaaatcctagattagatttgattctaattatcctttcctattacaacttgtattccttggggatgaaggatttcttccccttattactataaataaaggcactacgtaggagggataacacacacattcccctacaattttACAAACACATATCTCTCCCTACTTCCTCTCTCTGTCGCCGACCCCCTTCCCCCCCTCCCCTTATCAGTTAAAATGGGCTACAACACATCCGGATTTTTAAACATTTAAGAAACTATCTTAAAATGTATTGAATACATGTTCAATTTCAAATAATCACTAAAAATCCATAttggattttaattcttttaataaaaatccGTCGCATAATTTGTTCTAAGAAATTCCATTCCAAGAGATCATACGCCTTTAAGAAATTCCCTGTAGCCTTTCTCACACCCTTTAATCTtgacttttattttcttttaatttgttcggtttcaaaatagaaattAAATCACGAAAAGCTAAAAATGGTGTGAAAATAATTTTACAAACAAATACAGGGCATAGTGAAAAATAATATTCTTTTAATTTGGTGGTTGGGACAACGTATTATTCCAGATTATACATTTAGTGGCTACAATTCgagatttttagtttttgtgtcTGTTTCGATAACAAGTTTCAGATTCtcgtttttgtttgtttgaagcAGGCGGGGTTTTAGATGATTGATGCGTTCGCTGATTCGTAAGGCATTGCAATGAACACGGTCCAATGCAAAGCTATGCTTGGGCAAGGCATGTAAATCTTCGCGGATGTTACTTTGTTTATTGTCATTTTTCATGTTTGTTTGTGTACTTTGTTTATTGTCATTTTTCATGTTTGTTTGTGAAGTTCAGGGAAGCTTGTTATTTCAGGTTTCGTGGGTGACGAAGTTCCGGTTTTTCTTGCAAAGCCTCAAACTTGAATGAATTTGAGAGATGAATCTGTAAGTGACTGATATACTTTCTTTTAACATCTGACGGAATTATGTTATTGTACTTCTATTTGCAAAGGTTATTCATTTATCTAGCCTTGCTATTTATGTTTATTACTGCCACTGGGATTTCAATGAATATACTGAGATGGTATTTGTTCTGTGCATTTCATTCCTTGTAGCACACTTCCAAACCCATTCGCAATTCCTTCTTGAATTTAACTGCTTCACTTTTGTATGTTAGAGGCTTGGAGCTATTAATGCTACTGGTTATGTAACTAATGTGACTATAAGAGATATCAGTGCATGGTTTAACTTGTACCTCTCTTTTGTTAAACTACAGACAGGACCCCTTGCTGCTTATTATAAGCTATCTCTCAATCGTGTGCTTGTGGTACTTTCTTCTTCTGGCTTTAAGTTTTTTTTGTACGCAGATAAGGCTTCGGAATTGAGAAGCAAGCTCGACTTTGTTAAGAGATATCGTGATGGAAACATCATTCTATCAGACGATAACATGCAGAAAAAAAAGATGATTTGTTGAAATATCTAAAAGGTCAAGGTTTCAAAGACAATACGGAGAGTCTAGCATCCCTGAAACTTGTATCCTTAACGATGGAGAGTGAGAAAGCCCTTCAAAAAGATTTGGAAAGTGTCTAGCATCCCTGAAACTTGTATCCTTAACGAATGGCTCATTGAACTAATACTACTTTTGATTGAATATATACCATTGTTATTTCTTTACAACCAcagttattatataatttataacatTTCCATGTCCTTAGTTTGCATCATCAAAGCATCCAAATGAGAAGCAAAACAAATCAGAAGTCTAGAAAacaataaaggtcgtacccagtgcacaaggctcccgctttacgcagggtctgggagaggtgaatgtcggctagccttacccccatttatggagaggctgctcccaagtctcgaacccgagacctaccgctcatgggcgaaggcacttgccaagTCTAGAAAACAATAAATACATTAAAATGGAAAAATCCACAAAAACGTCTACATCCCAAGTTTTCCTCACCATGCAGTTGCAGCTGCATCAAACAATGTCGGCCAATCACAATATTCTAGACACTGATGCTTCCAGTAGTAGGTTCAGGTTGCACCAAATTCCCATAATTTTTTAGGGATGTTAAGGTCCCAGTGTAGCTCAAGATGCTAGTAATTCTGAAGCGCCTGGCTGGAAACAATTTTACTTGATTCATGGAGCCAAATCTAAAATCCACAGAGATTGTAATCCTATAACTTTCTGTCATATGTTGTG
Protein-coding regions in this window:
- the LOC126591578 gene encoding beta-amyrin 28-monooxygenase-like, producing the protein MGMEHYSFYLNFLLGFIVFVISLSLLALVLLYRHRSQFKGNNLPPGNVGYPLIGESYDFVSAGWKGHPEKFFFDRIANYSSQIFKTSLFGKQAAFFYGAAGNKFLFSNENRLVNVWWPDHVNKIFPTSADVSATAEAKKLKKLIHNFMKPEALKRYIGIMDAITQKHFANSWENKQQVHVFPLAKNYTLAIAARLFLSLEDQKDIDKLGHSLYLANAGVISMPIDFPGTPLRKAIKASKLINGMLTEIIKQRKADLADGKASPTQDILSHMLMTCDKDGTYMKELDISTNIMGLLIGGYEATGAVCTLIVKFLAELPHIYDAVYKEQMEIANSKAPGELLHWDDIQKMKYSWNVAQEVMRLTPPIQGSFREAATDFVFNGYTIPKGWILYWSSITTHKSVDYFQEPDKFDPSRFEGTGPAPCTYVPFGGGPMMCPGKEYARMEILVFMHNLVKRFKCERLLPQEKIVMDPLAMPAKGLPIRLFPHNHIN